The genomic region AAGCCTCCATGCCAAGCGCGTGGAACCAATCCATGAATGGCTGGCTGTGTTTCTTCGCAAAGAACATGCCGCCAAACGTCTCCTGCAACTTCGGACGATCTGCAAAGATCGGCTCAATGATCTGCTCGTTCAACTGCTCTGGAGTCAATCCATATGGATAACCTTCACGCTGTGTGAACACAGGGGCTGCAGCAGATAACAAGGCCAGCTTTGAGACACCATGTCCCTTATGGCGAGCCATGTAATGAACTGCGATCGCTCCACCCATGGAGAACCCTGCGAGTACCGCGTCTGTCAGCTCCAGCTCATCGATAACGGCACGAACATCGTCAGCCATGCGATCATAATCATATCCTGTGGAAGGTTTATCCGATAAGCCATATCCTCTAAAATCTATCGCTATGGCACGAATGCCATGGTTTGGAAGTACGTTCAATTGGTATTCAAACATTTTATAATTAACAGGCCAGCCATGCAAAAAGACAACCGGGGTGCCTTCGCCAATATCTTCAACATATACTTTTACATTTGGTTCCACTTGTACATAACGTCCCATATTTCACAACTCCCTTAGTATCGAATCGTCTCTTCGAATCATTACCCGCTGACCCTAGGTTCAAACGTGAGCCGTTCAACCAGCCGCATACTACCAGCGAAACCAATTAACCATCTTTCTCTCCAAATCTGATTACCGCAGCAGCCTAAGCCCATTCAGAATAACCAGAATTGTACTGCCTTCATGACCTACCACACCTAGAGGCAATGCAACGTCTTGGAGGAAGTTACCCGCAATTAAGGCCACAATAACGGTGATGGCAAAAAACATATTCTGCTTCACCGTGCGCTGTGCTCGCCGGGCCTGCCCAATCACCCAAGCGATCTCTTCAATATTGTCGTTCATCAGTACCGCATCAGCGACCTCCAATGCAGTTCCGCTACCCGACAATCCCATCCCCATACCCACAGTAGCTGCAGCAAGTGCTGGTGCATCATTGACTCCATCCCCTACCATTAACACAGGACCATACTTTTTGCGGAGGCCTTGAACCTGCTTCACTTTATCTTCAGGCAGCAAATCTGCATAGACCATACTTACTCCTGTTTCACGGGCAATTACAGAAGCTGATCTGGCTCGGTCTCCTGTTAACATGACAACTTTTACACCCATCACTTCAAGCTTTTTCACTGCAGCTGCTGCCTGTGGCCGTACCGTGACCCGCATCGCGATCAGCCCGACTAATTCACCATCAGCCATAACAACGGATACGGTTTTCCCCTCCCCCTCAAGACGAGAGCGTACATCGTCCCACTCAGAAGACACCTTCACAGGGGTAACACCCTGTTTATCTGGATCATCAACGTTGCTGTCTTTCATCTCCTCTGACTGCATCGATTCCATTACATCTGTTTTGCCAATACTCCAGACCACACCATTTATAGTTCCTTCGATACCCCAGCCTGTTAGAGCCTGTACGTGCTCCGCTTCCTGAAGTGTAATGTTCTCCTTGTTCGCCTGATCTACGATGGCACGAGCCAAGGGGTGCATGGAGATGTTCTCAATCGCCGCTACCGCAGCTAACAGCTGGGTACGATCTACATGTTCAGCCGTAATAATATCGGTGACTTGCGGGGTGCCCATGGTCAATGTACCTGTTTTGTCAAAAGCCACGACCTGCGTGCGAGCCATATTCTCCATATGGGCACCACCCTTGAAGAGAATGCCACGGCGGGCACTGCTGGACATCGCGGACAGCATAACAGGCATGATGGAAGACACCAATGCACAAGGCGAAGCAACCACCAGAAATACCATCGCTTTATAAAATGCCTCATTCCATGTCCAGCCAAGCAGTAGTGGAGTTCCTGCAATCACAAGTAAAGTCACCCCTACAACAATGCGTGCGTAAATTCCTTCAAACCGCTCCATGAAACGCTGGGAATCCGGCACTTCTGCCTGCGCTTCTTCCACCATTTTAATGATTTTGCCAAACAGTGACCCTTCAGCCGATTTTGTAACCTCTACGTATAAGGCGCCCTCCCCGTTTACCGTACCTGCATAGACTTCATCCCCCGCAACTTTGTCCACAGGCAGGGATTCTCCAGTAATGGACGACTGATTGATAAAAGAACTCCCCCGGTACACCACGCCATCCGCAGGAATCAGTTCTCCCGGTTTGACCAACAGCAGATCACCCGGCTGCAGATCATCAATAGCCACGAGATTCATCTGTCCATCTTCAATACGCAGTGCAGTCTCCGGCTTAAGTGCGAGCAACGATGAGATATCCTTATGACTGCGCTCTGTCGCATAACTTTCCAACGCACCACTGAGTGCAAAAATAAAGATAAGCATCGCGCCTTCATTCCAGTAACCGATGGCTGCTGCCCCAAGGGATGCGGCAATCATCAGCAGATTTACATCCAGATCACGGTCCTTAACCAGTGTCTCGATACCTTCCTTCGCTTTGGTCCAACCGCCCACGGCATACGCCACAATGTAGAGCATGATGGATAAGGTACCAAAATACGGTGCAGTTCCCCAGGCAATCAGCATCAACAGCCCGCTACCCAATGCTGATTGCATCTCTTTATTCTGCACCATGGCTCGAAAATCAGGCTTCTTGCCCCGATTGGGGCCGGGTGTTTGGGATGAGCGTTGTTCTGCTTGTTTCTGTCTGTGTAGAGGTTGATGTATCGCTTGCATATAAATCACGTTCCTTTCGAATGGTAGGTTTGCGGATGACGAGTCTGCTGAATTCCGCTACAAAAAATGAAGTTGTATTGAGAATGAGAGCCATTGTTAATGCCCTAAAAATGACACATGCTGCTGCGGGAATCCCGCAGCAGCATGGTTTTGAGAATGATTTTGAAATAATCTCGAATGAGAATGATAATCATTTTTGCACTTATGCAATTGTTTTTACTCAATACAACTTTTAATCAGTATATGCCTGTGATTCACATTTGTAAATGGGCTTTTTTCAATGCTTGCTCATAAATGATTGTTCAAGACAAAAGCCGCTGTCCCGGAGGACAACGGCTTTAACCATCTATGGATATTCATTTGACCTATTTATGGCCTATCGCTTAAGTGATTGTTCGCACATCCACCCAATGCCATTTTACGCGCCTACACTTGCTCCCTGACTTGCTTTGATGGCTTGCTCCAGATCATAGATAATGTCTTGAATGTTCTCCGTACCCACAGACAGACGAATCAATTCCGGATTAACCCCTGCTGCGGTCTGTTCATCTTCAGTCAACTGCGCATGAGTCGTGCTTGCCGGGTGAATGATTAGAGACTTGGAGTCGCCCACGTTTGCAAGGTGAGAGAAGAGTTTGACACTTTCAATCAATTTGCGACCCGCGTCCGCACCACCTTTGATTCCAAAGGTCAGAATGGCACCTTGCCCTCTTGGCAGATACTTCTGTGCAAGCTCGTAAGAACCATGGCTCGGCAGACCAGCATAACTTACCCACGACACATCCTCATGTTTCTCAAGGAATTCGGCAACAGCCAGAGCGTTGCTACTATGACGTTCCACACGTAGGTGCAATGTCTCCAGTCCTTGCAGCAGCAACCAGGAGTTAAATGGAGAGATCGTTGCACCCAAGTCACGTAAGAGTTGTACCCGAGCTTTGATAATATAAGCAATCGGTCCAACCGCTTCCGTATATACCACACCGTTGTAACTGGAGTCCGGCTCCGTCAATCCAGGAAACTTGCCACTTGCTTTCCAGTCAAATTTTCCGCTATCCACGATAACGCCACCAATGGATGTACCATGACCGCCAATAAATTTTGTTGCAGAGTGAACGACAATATCTGCTCCATGCTCGATGGGACGAAGCAGGTACGGACTCGGGAACGTATTATCTACGATCAAAGGAATTCCATGTTCATGGGCGATAGCTGCCACCGCTTCAATATCCAATACATTCCCCTTCGGATTACCGATCGTTTCGGCATACAATGCTTTGGTTTTCTCCGTAATCGCTGCCCGGAAATTCTCAGGATCACTGGAATCCACAAATTTTACGTCCAGACCCAATTTCGGCAAAGTCGTCGAGAACAGATTGTACGTACCCCCATACAAACTCGCCGAAGACACGATCTCATCACCTGCACCGGCAATATTCAGAAGTGAAAACGTAATGGCTGCCTGGCCGGAAGCTGTAGCGAGCGCCCCGGCTCCGCCTTCCAACGCCGCAATCCGTTGCTCAAACACGTCGGTTGTTGGATTCATCAGACGGGTATAGATGTTGCCAAACTCTTTCAAACCAAACAAATTAGCGGCATGCTCGGTGTCCTTGAATCCATAAGAAGTTGTCTGATACAAGGGCACAGCTCGTGCGTTGGTGGTTGGATCAATCTCCTGGCCTGCATGAATTGCCAATGTTTCAAATGAAAGCTCACGTTCGTTTGACATAAATCTGAATCCTCCCTTGGTATATACGTTCTCTGAGTCCCTGATGTCTTGGCATGGTGGCGTATGTTTTCCATATTCTCTCACAAGATGTCGCATTTGAAAAGAATTATTTCCGATTTCTCCGATAAGAAATATTTAATATGTAAATTATCGATTTCTGTACCAAAAAAACCTTTGCCCTCGCAAAGGTTTTTCAGCTACTTTGGCTTCGGTATGTTATACCTCATCCAGGCTTTTGTTAGACCCGAACTGCACTCCATACTTCACGCAAATGTTTGGCCGCAGGCACAGCTTCCTCCGCAGTTACGCCTTCAAGTGAAATATCGATATGTGGCTTATACGTTTTCAGCAATTCAAAAAATAACGGGTAATCCAGTATGCCTGCCCCAGGTACCGGATTGAACTTCTCTCCCTGTGCATCGAAGGCTACGTCCTTGGCATGAATCACGATCATACGTTGATACAGTGATTCCATCACCTCACGCAAGAAAGCCCCTTGATCTGCTGCATGTGGCTGTTTGATCAGATTACACGGGTCAAATAGCATCCCCAGATTGGATGAAGGAATCTCTTCAAATAACCGTGTCATATGTTCATGGGTATGAAGGGTATGGGTGGATACAGGCTCAATCGCCGCATGAACGCCCCACTTCTCTGCTTCCTCAGCCAGTTCCTCAACCGTTTCTTTCAGCACGCTCCATGCCTTCTCTTCATATCCATCCGGATGCGTACCCTGGTAGGTGTCCAAGCCCCCGGTCTCCGTTGCCACCATGCTGCAACCAAAATCCCGGGCATAACGCAGATGCTCCTTGAATCGTTCAATGTCCGCACGTCTTGTTACCGGATCAGGGTCAATCGGATTAATATAACAGCCGAGTACCGCAATCTTCACCCCGCGCTGTGCAAATTGATCTCCAATCTCGTTCGCCAGCCCGGGACTCAGCTTGCCATTCGAAGAGTCCACATCTGATAATGCTTTGGCAAGCGCCAGCTGTACGGAATTGAATCCATTATCCGCAATCGTCTGTGCAAGCTGTGCTGTAGGCTGTTTGCCAAATGTATGTGCCAGAATACCAAGTTTCATCTCAATGCCTCCTTATGCTAATCCGATTATCGTGCCATCCAGCCGCCATCGACATTCAGCACATGACCATTCAGATAATCCGAAGCGGCAGATGCCAGGAAGACAACGGGTCCTTTCAGATCTTCAGGAGTACCCCAACGTCCAGCAGGAATACGGGCTGTAATATCCCGGTAACGATTCTCATCTGCACGAATCTGGGTTGTATTATCGGTTTCCATATAACCAGGTGCGATCCCGTTAATCTGAATCCCCTTACCTGCCCACTCATTAGCGAGTGCTTTGGTTAAACCGGCAACGCCATGTTTACTCGCTGTATAGCCCGGTACATTAATCCCGCCTTGATAGGACAACATGGATGCAATATTAATGATTTTGCCGCTTCCGCGTTCAATCATATGTCTACCAGCCAATTGGCTTAGGAAAAATACAGTGTTCAGGTTCAGACCAATTACATCATGCCAGTCCTGCCCTGCATGATCAGCCGCAGGTGTGCGGCGAATGATTCCGGCATTGTTGACGAGAATGTCAATTCTGCCTTGGAACGCAAGCGCCTGTTCGAACACAGCCGACAACTCATCTTCACGACTTAAATCCGCTTCAATCACATAAGCTTTGCGTCCGAGTGCTTCAATGGCACTTGCCGTTTCCACAGGCTTGGAATAAGAGACCAGCACCACATCAGCACCTGCTTCTGCCAAGCCGATGGCCATCCCTTGTCCAAGTCCTCCCGAGGTACCTGTTACCAGTGCAACTTGTCCGCTTAAATCAAATGGGTTCATGAATGATTCCTCCGCATGGTTTTGATATGCAATCCATAGATCCGTCCGTTCTTTAATCCCATGAATAATGAATCAGATTAACTTTGATAATCCACTGTGACACCGCTCTGCTCGTATAAGGTAGCCGTCTCTTCATCCAAACGACTATCGCTGATAATGTAGTCCAGTTCCGAACACTGGGCGAAAGTTCGCAGTGCAAATTGTCCG from Paenibacillus sp. FSL R5-0341 harbors:
- a CDS encoding heavy metal translocating P-type ATPase, whose amino-acid sequence is MQSALGSGLLMLIAWGTAPYFGTLSIMLYIVAYAVGGWTKAKEGIETLVKDRDLDVNLLMIAASLGAAAIGYWNEGAMLIFIFALSGALESYATERSHKDISSLLALKPETALRIEDGQMNLVAIDDLQPGDLLLVKPGELIPADGVVYRGSSFINQSSITGESLPVDKVAGDEVYAGTVNGEGALYVEVTKSAEGSLFGKIIKMVEEAQAEVPDSQRFMERFEGIYARIVVGVTLLVIAGTPLLLGWTWNEAFYKAMVFLVVASPCALVSSIMPVMLSAMSSSARRGILFKGGAHMENMARTQVVAFDKTGTLTMGTPQVTDIITAEHVDRTQLLAAVAAIENISMHPLARAIVDQANKENITLQEAEHVQALTGWGIEGTINGVVWSIGKTDVMESMQSEEMKDSNVDDPDKQGVTPVKVSSEWDDVRSRLEGEGKTVSVVMADGELVGLIAMRVTVRPQAAAAVKKLEVMGVKVVMLTGDRARSASVIARETGVSMVYADLLPEDKVKQVQGLRKKYGPVLMVGDGVNDAPALAAATVGMGMGLSGSGTALEVADAVLMNDNIEEIAWVIGQARRAQRTVKQNMFFAITVIVALIAGNFLQDVALPLGVVGHEGSTILVILNGLRLLR
- a CDS encoding sugar phosphate isomerase/epimerase, whose translation is MKLGILAHTFGKQPTAQLAQTIADNGFNSVQLALAKALSDVDSSNGKLSPGLANEIGDQFAQRGVKIAVLGCYINPIDPDPVTRRADIERFKEHLRYARDFGCSMVATETGGLDTYQGTHPDGYEEKAWSVLKETVEELAEEAEKWGVHAAIEPVSTHTLHTHEHMTRLFEEIPSSNLGMLFDPCNLIKQPHAADQGAFLREVMESLYQRMIVIHAKDVAFDAQGEKFNPVPGAGILDYPLFFELLKTYKPHIDISLEGVTAEEAVPAAKHLREVWSAVRV
- the kduD gene encoding 2-dehydro-3-deoxy-D-gluconate 5-dehydrogenase KduD, with protein sequence MNPFDLSGQVALVTGTSGGLGQGMAIGLAEAGADVVLVSYSKPVETASAIEALGRKAYVIEADLSREDELSAVFEQALAFQGRIDILVNNAGIIRRTPAADHAGQDWHDVIGLNLNTVFFLSQLAGRHMIERGSGKIINIASMLSYQGGINVPGYTASKHGVAGLTKALANEWAGKGIQINGIAPGYMETDNTTQIRADENRYRDITARIPAGRWGTPEDLKGPVVFLASAASDYLNGHVLNVDGGWMAR
- a CDS encoding alpha/beta hydrolase — encoded protein: MGRYVQVEPNVKVYVEDIGEGTPVVFLHGWPVNYKMFEYQLNVLPNHGIRAIAIDFRGYGLSDKPSTGYDYDRMADDVRAVIDELELTDAVLAGFSMGGAIAVHYMARHKGHGVSKLALLSAAAPVFTQREGYPYGLTPEQLNEQIIEPIFADRPKLQETFGGMFFAKKHSQPFMDWFHALGMEASSYGTIRSAIALRDEDLRGELSSIQVPTAILHGKKDEICPFEFAEQMHKGIASSQLIAFEESGHGAFYDELEKFNSELIRFIQS
- a CDS encoding homocysteine synthase, producing MSNERELSFETLAIHAGQEIDPTTNARAVPLYQTTSYGFKDTEHAANLFGLKEFGNIYTRLMNPTTDVFEQRIAALEGGAGALATASGQAAITFSLLNIAGAGDEIVSSASLYGGTYNLFSTTLPKLGLDVKFVDSSDPENFRAAITEKTKALYAETIGNPKGNVLDIEAVAAIAHEHGIPLIVDNTFPSPYLLRPIEHGADIVVHSATKFIGGHGTSIGGVIVDSGKFDWKASGKFPGLTEPDSSYNGVVYTEAVGPIAYIIKARVQLLRDLGATISPFNSWLLLQGLETLHLRVERHSSNALAVAEFLEKHEDVSWVSYAGLPSHGSYELAQKYLPRGQGAILTFGIKGGADAGRKLIESVKLFSHLANVGDSKSLIIHPASTTHAQLTEDEQTAAGVNPELIRLSVGTENIQDIIYDLEQAIKASQGASVGA